The following proteins are co-located in the Paludibaculum fermentans genome:
- a CDS encoding DUF2238 domain-containing protein, which translates to MIRLSMATMPRVLRVLCILLPLVLAITGFLSHILSDWWLENLAVFLVLLALALAYKRLPLSNTSWILLFLFLCFHEYGALYSYSNAPLGEWMMPWFHTQRNHYDRLVHLLFGLMLTWPALEAIGFLTRSRGAILYALGVQFILAASALYEITEWLVASAVDPVLGVEFIGAQGDAWDAAEDMAAALIGALVVVCVAGTVRAWRNRRAQAQRRSSASSADGSAASACAANSSSDNVEASSNASASLARDDGTRSRIPPDITTASGPSIAKFSS; encoded by the coding sequence ATGATCCGGCTTAGCATGGCAACTATGCCCAGGGTCCTGCGGGTGCTTTGCATCCTGCTTCCGCTTGTCCTCGCAATCACCGGTTTCCTCTCACACATCCTGTCGGACTGGTGGCTGGAGAACCTTGCGGTCTTCCTCGTGCTGCTCGCCCTGGCGCTCGCTTACAAGCGGCTGCCCCTCTCCAATACGTCTTGGATACTGCTCTTCCTGTTCCTCTGCTTTCACGAATATGGAGCGCTCTACAGCTACAGCAACGCTCCTCTGGGTGAGTGGATGATGCCGTGGTTTCACACCCAGCGAAACCACTACGACCGGCTGGTGCACCTGCTTTTCGGGTTGATGCTGACATGGCCGGCTCTGGAGGCGATCGGCTTCCTGACCCGAAGCCGAGGCGCCATCCTCTACGCCTTAGGCGTACAGTTCATCCTGGCTGCCAGCGCCCTTTACGAGATCACAGAGTGGCTAGTGGCGTCGGCAGTGGATCCGGTCCTCGGAGTCGAGTTCATCGGCGCACAGGGCGACGCCTGGGACGCGGCGGAGGATATGGCTGCGGCCCTCATCGGCGCGCTGGTGGTTGTCTGTGTGGCGGGCACGGTGCGGGCCTGGCGGAACCGGCGCGCGCAGGCTCAGCGTAGAAGTTCCGCGTCCTCGGCCGACGGCTCCGCCGCCTCGGCCTGCGCCGCCAATTCCTCGTCTGACAACGTCGAGGCCTCCAGCAACGCCAGCGCCTCCTTGGCACGCGATGACGGCACCAGAAGCCGCATCCCGCCGGACATCACCACCGCGAGTGGCCCTTCTATCGCCAAGTTTTCGTCGTAA
- a CDS encoding cytochrome P450, which produces MRRALPFLGRLPDFRRDPVGFLARMSAEQGDVARFRLGPQNVVLLRHPDDIRDVLVTYNQRFVKSRMLQRTRVLLGDGLLTSEEPYHTRQRKLVQPAFYRDRLVRYAATMAEKARDAGVRWSDGQSVDLDQEMMRLTLSIVTATLFSANVEAETAEIGAAMSSILNMFNLLMLPMSEWLIRIPMLPSARRFREARGRLDSVIYRIIREHRQAHADQGDLLSMLMDARDEAGKGMSDQELRDEALTLFIAGHETTAMALNWTWYLLAQNPDVERRFHEELDTVLQGRLPGYDDFAKLPVTESIFAESMRLYPPAWGIGRRAIAAHTVRGVEYPAGTIFAVSPWVTHRSPTLWADPERFDPDRFRGESRAVQPKFAYFPFGGGPRVCIGERFAWLEGVLVLAAIGQRWRFELDPAQPVEPQPLLTLRPKHGIKVTIHRR; this is translated from the coding sequence TTGCGACGCGCTCTGCCATTCCTGGGTAGGCTCCCCGATTTCCGCCGCGATCCCGTGGGCTTTCTTGCCCGCATGTCCGCGGAACAGGGCGACGTGGCCCGCTTCCGCCTGGGTCCGCAGAACGTCGTCCTGCTGCGCCACCCCGACGACATCCGCGACGTCCTCGTCACCTACAACCAGCGCTTTGTGAAGAGCCGCATGCTGCAGCGGACGCGCGTCCTGCTCGGCGATGGGCTGCTCACCAGCGAGGAGCCGTACCACACGCGCCAGCGGAAACTCGTCCAACCCGCATTTTATCGAGACCGGCTGGTGCGCTACGCCGCCACGATGGCCGAAAAGGCACGCGACGCCGGCGTCCGCTGGTCCGACGGGCAGTCGGTCGACCTCGACCAGGAGATGATGCGCCTCACCCTCTCCATCGTCACGGCCACACTGTTCAGCGCAAATGTCGAGGCGGAGACGGCCGAGATCGGCGCCGCCATGTCGTCGATCCTCAACATGTTCAACCTGCTCATGCTGCCGATGAGCGAGTGGCTGATCCGCATTCCGATGCTCCCGTCGGCCCGGCGGTTTCGCGAGGCGCGCGGCCGGCTCGATTCGGTCATCTACCGCATCATCCGCGAGCACCGCCAAGCCCATGCCGACCAGGGCGACCTGCTCAGCATGCTGATGGATGCGCGCGACGAAGCCGGCAAGGGCATGAGCGACCAGGAGTTGCGCGACGAAGCCCTGACGCTGTTCATCGCCGGTCACGAGACGACGGCCATGGCGCTGAACTGGACCTGGTACCTGCTGGCACAGAATCCGGACGTCGAACGCCGGTTTCATGAGGAGCTCGATACCGTCCTGCAGGGCCGGCTGCCCGGATACGACGACTTCGCCAAACTGCCGGTGACCGAGAGTATTTTCGCGGAGTCGATGCGGCTCTATCCGCCGGCCTGGGGCATCGGCCGGCGGGCGATTGCGGCCCATACCGTGCGTGGAGTCGAGTATCCGGCCGGCACGATCTTTGCGGTCAGTCCGTGGGTAACCCACCGCAGCCCGACGCTGTGGGCGGATCCCGAACGGTTCGATCCCGATCGGTTTCGGGGAGAATCTCGCGCGGTACAACCGAAGTTCGCCTACTTCCCCTTCGGCGGGGGTCCGCGCGTCTGCATCGGCGAGCGCTTCGCCTGGCTGGAAGGGGTGCTGGTGCTGGCGGCGATCGGTCAGCGCTGGCGGTTTGAGCTCGATCCGGCGCAACCCGTTGAGCCGCAGCCTCTACTGACGCTGCGGCCCAAACACGGCATAAAGGTAACGATTCACCGGCGCTAG
- a CDS encoding M28 family peptidase yields MKSSILLLAAAATLSAQIDRIEGERIRPHVKFLSSDLLEGRGVGARGGQLAAEYIAAQFAAAGLKPGGENGTYFQRVPLRSVEVEPGGALTATAGGKSISFKWLDDFVATSHTQEPTGQFDAEAVFVGHGIVAPEYQWDDYKGVDVKGKVVVLFTNEPPSTDANFFKGKALTYYGRWTYKYEEAARQGAVAAIIIHTTPTASYGWQVLRANGRAQPQVRRAAGEPALTLAAWVTTDAGAQLLGLAGRTVEEMLQASDKRGFKAMPLGKIHVAGKFNFKLQDIETVNVAGVVPGSDPKLSSEAVLYSAHWDHLGIGQPVNGDPIYNGAIDNATGCGLLIEMARAWSSMEPKPLRSGWFVAVAAEESGLLGSRYFADHPMLPAAQIAANLNFDSFSPYGRVKDAIMTGADRTSFFALVQSVAERHRLSIKPDGHPESGGYYRSDHYSFARVGIPAFSINMGGEYEGRPSDYAAQKAKEEGSTYHQPSDEYKASWDFSGMEQFARFGLALGIEIGNLEKIPPRVDAK; encoded by the coding sequence ATGAAATCCTCCATCCTGCTACTGGCCGCCGCAGCCACTTTATCCGCCCAGATCGACCGGATTGAGGGGGAACGCATCCGCCCCCATGTGAAGTTCCTCTCCAGCGACCTGCTGGAGGGCCGCGGCGTCGGCGCCCGCGGTGGACAGTTGGCCGCCGAGTACATCGCCGCCCAGTTCGCCGCCGCCGGCCTCAAGCCCGGGGGTGAAAACGGCACCTACTTCCAGCGCGTACCCCTGCGCAGCGTCGAAGTGGAGCCGGGCGGAGCGCTCACCGCCACAGCCGGCGGCAAGTCCATCAGTTTCAAATGGTTGGACGACTTCGTGGCCACCTCCCACACGCAGGAGCCCACCGGGCAGTTCGACGCCGAGGCCGTCTTTGTCGGCCACGGCATCGTCGCCCCCGAGTACCAGTGGGACGACTACAAGGGAGTAGACGTCAAGGGTAAAGTGGTCGTCCTGTTCACGAACGAACCGCCCTCCACCGACGCTAACTTCTTCAAGGGAAAGGCTCTCACCTATTACGGCCGGTGGACCTACAAGTACGAGGAAGCGGCCCGCCAGGGCGCCGTCGCGGCCATCATCATCCACACCACCCCCACCGCCAGTTACGGCTGGCAGGTGCTGCGCGCCAACGGCCGAGCCCAGCCCCAGGTCCGCCGCGCCGCCGGCGAGCCCGCCCTGACCCTCGCCGCCTGGGTGACGACCGACGCCGGAGCCCAGTTGCTGGGCCTGGCCGGCAGGACCGTGGAAGAGATGCTGCAGGCCTCCGACAAGCGCGGCTTCAAAGCCATGCCTCTCGGCAAGATTCACGTGGCCGGCAAGTTCAACTTCAAACTGCAGGACATTGAGACGGTGAACGTCGCCGGCGTTGTCCCCGGCAGCGATCCGAAACTGTCTTCCGAAGCCGTCCTGTACTCCGCCCACTGGGACCACCTCGGCATCGGCCAGCCGGTCAACGGCGATCCCATCTACAACGGAGCCATCGACAACGCCACCGGTTGCGGCCTGCTGATCGAAATGGCCCGCGCCTGGTCGTCGATGGAGCCTAAACCCTTGCGCAGCGGCTGGTTCGTCGCCGTCGCCGCCGAGGAGAGCGGGTTGCTGGGGTCGCGCTACTTCGCGGATCACCCCATGCTGCCGGCGGCCCAGATCGCCGCCAACCTGAACTTCGACTCCTTCTCGCCGTACGGGCGGGTCAAGGATGCAATCATGACCGGCGCGGACCGCACCTCATTCTTCGCCCTGGTCCAATCCGTCGCCGAGCGCCACCGCCTGAGCATCAAGCCCGACGGCCACCCCGAGTCCGGCGGCTACTACCGCTCCGATCACTACTCTTTCGCTCGCGTCGGCATCCCCGCCTTCTCCATCAATATGGGGGGCGAATACGAGGGGCGGCCTTCCGACTACGCCGCACAAAAGGCCAAGGAGGAAGGGTCCACCTACCACCAGCCGAGCGACGAGTATAAAGCGTCCTGGGACTTCAGCGGGATGGAGCAGTTCGCCCGCTTCGGCCTGGCGTTGGGCATCGAGATCGGGAACCTGGAGAAGATTCCGCCCCGTGTCGATGCCAAATAG
- a CDS encoding thioesterase family protein, which produces MNDIPVGTTGQLPLLVTPEVAIDFLGHEEARVLSTPHMIAYMEWASRNTIKHLLDENEDSVGTTVNIRHLGATPVGMSVTFTATVIEVADRRVVFRVEARDEKELVGEGTHERFVINIPKFVARLAAKRT; this is translated from the coding sequence ATGAATGACATCCCGGTTGGAACCACAGGCCAATTGCCGCTGCTGGTGACGCCGGAAGTGGCCATCGACTTCCTCGGCCACGAAGAAGCCCGGGTGCTCTCGACGCCCCACATGATCGCGTACATGGAATGGGCTTCCCGGAATACTATCAAGCACTTACTTGACGAAAACGAAGACAGCGTAGGCACCACGGTGAACATCCGCCACCTGGGCGCCACCCCTGTTGGCATGTCTGTAACATTCACTGCCACGGTCATCGAAGTCGCCGACCGCCGGGTCGTGTTCCGAGTCGAAGCCAGGGACGAAAAAGAACTGGTTGGTGAAGGAACTCACGAGCGCTTTGTCATCAACATTCCCAAGTTCGTCGCCCGTCTTGCCGCCAAAAGGACATGA
- a CDS encoding LolA-like protein codes for MPVLCALIVLGLLSPATEVAVDRPETLTFSGLADTQAERESEQALTRYLQASRRNLIRGVSMMAHFAGRLPKMQKSATLDARRRVTKEGAIIYEPTERQGDSTVQKELIVRFINGEMENSGKENTKVAISNENYKFKYKGIRDRAGRQAYVFEVNPRKKREGLFKGEIWIDTDTALPVREVGRFVKSPSVFLKKVDFTRDYTIKEGVAVPQTMEINSQTRFWGMAELAIQYSEFHWEDFHVMAN; via the coding sequence TTGCCCGTGCTTTGTGCGCTGATAGTTTTGGGGCTGCTGTCACCCGCCACTGAGGTAGCGGTAGATAGACCAGAGACCCTTACCTTCTCGGGATTGGCTGACACCCAGGCGGAGCGTGAGAGTGAGCAGGCGCTCACCCGCTACCTGCAGGCGAGCCGGCGCAACCTCATCCGTGGAGTGAGCATGATGGCTCATTTCGCCGGGCGTTTGCCCAAGATGCAGAAGTCGGCCACCCTGGATGCCCGCCGCCGTGTGACCAAGGAAGGCGCGATCATCTACGAGCCGACCGAGCGCCAGGGCGACAGCACCGTCCAGAAGGAACTCATTGTCCGCTTCATCAATGGTGAGATGGAGAACTCCGGCAAAGAGAATACAAAGGTTGCCATTAGTAATGAGAACTATAAGTTCAAGTACAAAGGCATCCGGGATCGGGCCGGGCGACAGGCGTATGTGTTCGAAGTAAACCCGCGCAAGAAGCGCGAAGGCCTGTTCAAAGGTGAGATCTGGATCGATACCGACACGGCACTGCCGGTGCGCGAAGTTGGACGGTTTGTGAAGAGCCCGTCGGTGTTCCTCAAGAAGGTAGACTTCACCCGCGATTACACCATCAAAGAGGGTGTCGCCGTGCCGCAGACGATGGAGATCAACAGTCAGACCCGATTCTGGGGGATGGCGGAGTTAGCCATCCAGTACAGCGAGTTCCACTGGGAAGATTTCCACGTGATGGCCAATTAG
- a CDS encoding RNA recognition motif domain-containing protein: protein MKNIFVGNLSFSSSEDSVRGLFEAYGTVDRVSIITDRETGRSRGFSFVEMPNDDEAERAINALNGADFGGRKLNVNEARPREERPFGGGGGGGGRGGDRGGGGGGGFGGRRREPRW from the coding sequence TTGAAGAATATTTTTGTAGGTAATTTGAGCTTCAGCTCGAGCGAAGACTCAGTGCGGGGCTTGTTTGAAGCATATGGAACCGTGGACCGCGTCAGCATCATCACGGACCGTGAAACCGGCCGCTCGCGCGGCTTTTCGTTCGTTGAAATGCCCAACGACGACGAAGCCGAGCGCGCTATCAACGCGCTGAATGGCGCTGACTTCGGAGGCCGCAAGCTGAATGTGAATGAAGCTCGTCCTCGTGAGGAGCGCCCCTTCGGTGGTGGCGGTGGCGGCGGCGGTCGCGGTGGCGATCGTGGCGGTGGCGGCGGCGGCGGCTTCGGCGGCCGGCGGCGCGAACCCCGCTGGTAA
- a CDS encoding SMP-30/gluconolactonase/LRE family protein, translated as MRRFALPFTLTVLATGFVAAQPPNGYPTIGKIHRESPALDALIPPNATIEVLASGFEWAEGPVWDKRHGFLLFSDIPNNSIMKWTREKGVELYMKPSGYTGVSQWGTEPGSNGLILDPQGRLILMEHGDRRVARMDTNGGKNTLVDGYEGKRLNSPNDGVLKSNGDVYFTDPPYGLPNRGEDPRREMDYCGVFRWSNGKVTLLTKEMTLPNGIAFSPDEKTLYVAQSDPAHALWKAFPVKGDGTLGASRVFADVTSLVAQYPGLPDGMKVDKNGNLFASGPGGIHIFAPDGTRLGRIETGEATANVAWGDDGSTLYITADMYLCRVKTTTKGAGW; from the coding sequence ATGAGACGCTTTGCCCTGCCCTTCACCCTGACTGTGCTTGCTACAGGCTTCGTCGCCGCTCAGCCGCCCAATGGCTACCCGACCATCGGCAAGATCCACCGGGAAAGTCCGGCGCTGGACGCCCTGATTCCGCCCAACGCCACCATCGAAGTCCTGGCCTCCGGATTTGAATGGGCGGAAGGCCCGGTCTGGGACAAGCGGCATGGCTTCCTGCTCTTCTCCGACATCCCCAACAACTCCATCATGAAATGGACTCGGGAAAAGGGTGTCGAGTTGTACATGAAACCCTCCGGCTACACCGGAGTTTCCCAGTGGGGCACGGAGCCGGGCAGCAACGGGCTGATCCTGGATCCGCAGGGGCGGCTGATCCTGATGGAGCACGGCGACCGGCGTGTTGCCCGGATGGACACCAATGGCGGCAAGAATACATTGGTGGACGGCTACGAAGGCAAGCGGCTGAACAGCCCCAACGACGGTGTCCTGAAATCGAACGGTGACGTCTACTTTACGGATCCCCCGTACGGGCTGCCAAACCGGGGTGAAGACCCTCGGCGTGAAATGGACTATTGCGGCGTATTCCGATGGTCGAACGGGAAGGTCACGCTCCTGACTAAGGAGATGACGCTCCCGAATGGAATCGCCTTTTCTCCGGACGAGAAGACGCTCTATGTGGCCCAGAGCGATCCAGCCCACGCATTGTGGAAGGCGTTTCCGGTGAAAGGAGACGGGACGCTGGGGGCGAGCCGCGTGTTCGCCGATGTCACCTCCCTGGTGGCGCAGTATCCGGGCTTGCCGGACGGCATGAAAGTAGACAAAAACGGCAACTTATTCGCATCAGGACCGGGCGGAATCCACATCTTCGCTCCGGATGGGACGCGGTTGGGCCGTATTGAGACTGGCGAGGCCACCGCCAATGTCGCGTGGGGCGACGACGGTTCCACGCTCTACATCACCGCCGATATGTACCTGTGCCGGGTCAAGACGACCACGAAGGGCGCGGGCTGGTAA
- a CDS encoding AAA family ATPase, protein MASIHPPSPDRAAKPHELRLQELTRWVLSGSPGQFLGLQAPRGILLSGPPGCGKTRLVRTAAMECGAAFFPHECGHLLDQFYRDGVGGLTQVFDEARAHPPSILFLSDVEMLAPRLVFEQGRAELPLVAHLLKQVDCTEAGSRVFLVAASSKPNTIAQELRSRGRLDREIVMPVPDRVARKEILEACVRSLPVEGVIDLESLARITSGFTGADLASICEEAVLAACRHQREQPRLRMDHFLMALRVVEGTARGEVFLETPNARWSGIGGLEPQKQRLRELIEWPIRHAEAYVRAGVSGSRGVLLSGPSGVGKTLLARAVASESGAGFLALHGKIFHAQHEDPAGTLREAFRRVRQSAPCILFLDHVEDLMQSYLSQHLLAEMSALAGLRGIVVLGATSCIDRLDPALLGTGFFDEIIEIPLPAENERREILELLLASRTPKLQADLDYLARSTQDFTGEDLLGLCNRASRLALLRVLGAGAPGDAIPQPADFEAGLDELRRRRRRHFV, encoded by the coding sequence ATGGCGTCAATCCATCCACCTTCTCCAGACCGGGCTGCTAAGCCGCATGAACTGCGGCTCCAGGAACTCACCCGTTGGGTGCTATCCGGCTCGCCCGGTCAGTTCCTCGGACTTCAGGCGCCGCGCGGGATCCTGCTCTCCGGTCCCCCGGGCTGCGGCAAAACGAGACTGGTGCGCACTGCCGCCATGGAATGCGGTGCAGCGTTCTTTCCGCACGAATGCGGTCATTTACTGGACCAGTTCTACCGCGATGGGGTCGGCGGCCTGACGCAGGTGTTCGATGAAGCTCGAGCACATCCGCCGAGTATCCTCTTTCTGTCTGATGTTGAAATGCTGGCGCCTCGTTTGGTCTTCGAGCAGGGTCGTGCCGAACTCCCTCTGGTCGCTCACCTGCTGAAACAGGTCGATTGCACGGAAGCCGGCAGCCGGGTCTTTCTTGTTGCTGCCAGTTCCAAGCCCAACACGATCGCCCAGGAGCTCCGCAGCCGGGGCCGCCTGGATCGGGAAATCGTCATGCCCGTGCCAGACCGCGTCGCCCGGAAAGAGATCCTCGAAGCATGCGTCCGCAGCCTTCCGGTGGAAGGCGTCATCGACCTCGAAAGCCTCGCCAGGATCACGTCCGGCTTTACGGGAGCCGATCTGGCCAGCATCTGCGAAGAGGCCGTGCTCGCCGCCTGCCGTCATCAGCGCGAACAGCCCCGGCTGAGAATGGACCACTTCCTGATGGCGCTGCGCGTCGTCGAAGGCACGGCCCGTGGGGAAGTGTTTCTGGAAACTCCCAACGCCCGCTGGAGCGGTATCGGCGGCTTGGAGCCTCAAAAGCAGCGGCTCAGGGAGTTGATCGAATGGCCCATCCGGCATGCTGAAGCCTATGTCCGGGCGGGCGTCTCCGGCAGCCGCGGCGTCCTGCTCAGCGGGCCCTCCGGCGTCGGCAAAACCCTTCTGGCCCGGGCGGTTGCCAGTGAAAGCGGCGCCGGCTTCCTCGCTCTCCATGGCAAGATCTTCCACGCCCAGCACGAGGATCCGGCCGGGACCTTACGAGAAGCCTTCCGCCGGGTCCGCCAATCCGCGCCCTGTATCCTGTTCCTGGACCATGTCGAGGACCTGATGCAGTCCTACTTGTCCCAACATCTGCTGGCCGAGATGAGCGCCCTGGCCGGGCTGCGCGGGATCGTTGTGCTGGGCGCAACGAGTTGCATCGACCGGCTCGACCCGGCCTTGCTCGGGACCGGTTTCTTTGACGAAATTATCGAGATTCCCCTGCCCGCGGAGAACGAGCGCCGGGAGATTCTCGAACTGTTGTTGGCCAGCCGCACGCCGAAGCTCCAGGCGGACCTGGACTACCTCGCCCGCTCCACCCAGGACTTCACCGGGGAGGATCTGCTGGGCCTCTGTAACCGTGCTTCCCGCCTGGCGCTGCTGCGCGTGCTGGGGGCCGGCGCTCCAGGGGATGCCATCCCGCAACCCGCTGATTTTGAAGCCGGATTGGACGAGCTGCGCCGCCGCCGCCGCCGGCACTTCGTCTGA
- a CDS encoding PilZ domain-containing protein encodes MAAKNEERRHVRHPLPGKVKVHWRTVEGHSFHSPAKCLNISRGGIRLELERAIPVGTLVNLECLQFRIAGVAHVRHCVAKGMGFVVGVEFGGGLQWTESE; translated from the coding sequence ATGGCGGCAAAAAACGAAGAACGGCGGCACGTCCGCCACCCCCTACCGGGCAAGGTCAAGGTTCACTGGCGGACGGTCGAAGGGCATTCGTTCCACTCGCCTGCCAAGTGCCTGAATATTTCCCGTGGCGGGATACGCCTGGAACTCGAACGCGCCATCCCCGTCGGTACCTTGGTAAACCTAGAGTGCCTGCAGTTCCGCATCGCCGGCGTAGCCCACGTCCGGCACTGCGTTGCCAAAGGGATGGGGTTTGTGGTCGGTGTCGAATTCGGCGGCGGCCTGCAATGGACTGAATCCGAGTAG
- a CDS encoding Spy/CpxP family protein refolding chaperone yields the protein MKRLTVVMFMLAGTLLAQGPGGPGFRHNGMGPRQQQMQPAGNADALKQYLGLTDAQVQQLKDLRKQQAESQRPVMEQIRDKRQQLRDAVRAANPDAALIGQLTVDIKKLTESMLANRTDLQAKAQALLTPDQKTKMAALEQAQKLMPAAGQATSLGLLAPLAGTAGQAGMGPGMMGRPRQGRMMMRPNGPPPPAANQQ from the coding sequence ATGAAACGCCTCACGGTCGTGATGTTCATGCTGGCAGGCACCCTGCTGGCTCAGGGGCCGGGCGGCCCCGGATTTCGGCACAACGGGATGGGCCCCCGGCAGCAGCAGATGCAGCCGGCCGGAAACGCTGACGCGCTGAAACAGTATCTTGGCTTAACAGATGCGCAAGTCCAGCAGTTGAAGGACTTGCGGAAGCAGCAGGCGGAATCGCAGCGGCCCGTCATGGAGCAGATTCGCGATAAGCGGCAACAACTGCGGGACGCGGTGCGGGCGGCCAATCCGGATGCCGCGCTCATCGGCCAATTGACGGTGGATATCAAGAAACTCACTGAGTCGATGCTCGCCAATCGCACCGATCTGCAGGCGAAGGCGCAGGCCCTGCTCACTCCGGACCAGAAGACCAAGATGGCCGCGTTGGAGCAGGCGCAGAAACTGATGCCGGCCGCGGGCCAGGCGACGTCGCTGGGTCTGCTCGCACCCCTGGCCGGGACAGCCGGACAGGCGGGCATGGGCCCGGGGATGATGGGGCGGCCGCGGCAGGGCCGAATGATGATGCGCCCGAACGGACCACCGCCGCCAGCGGCGAATCAACAGTAA
- a CDS encoding L-lactate permease: MWQQHYTPVAGSLGLSALVAALPLFTLLYLLGAKRKAAWVAGLWGLAAATLVSLGVYQMPAVLTFAAIAYGAAFGLFPICWIIFWAIFLYRLSVETGQFEVVKDSIGGLTQDRRLQALLIAFAFGAFVEGAAGFGAPVAVAAAMLTGLGFSPFYSAGICLLANTAPVAFGSIGIPVITLAGITGLPLAQLSAAVGRICAPVSVFVPSYLVMVMGGWRALRGVLPATIACGVAFAGSQFYASNYLGPELTDILGSLAAIGSCVLLTLIWKPKDHFVFDGAEAVTKLPPHHPLGEVIKAWAPYGLLVVCVLLWGRPEIKVFLNSFTVILDWPGLHNQILQAPPVTTKVLPYAAKYTLNWLSAAGTACLVSCLLSMLVLQPPVAKVALAFRTTCSQLGKPVLTVSSVLGLAFLMNYSGATGTLGLAFSATGAAFPFFSALLGWLGVFLTGSDTSANALFGNLQVVTANRLGLNPILMAASNSSGGVMGKMISLQSIAVAAAATGMPLSDESRLFRFTLRHSIFLASVIGLVVLFYAYVMPGWAPR; the protein is encoded by the coding sequence ATGTGGCAGCAACACTATACTCCGGTTGCCGGCAGTCTGGGTTTATCCGCTCTGGTGGCCGCGCTACCACTCTTTACGCTCCTTTATTTATTGGGCGCCAAACGAAAAGCGGCCTGGGTCGCCGGGCTTTGGGGCCTGGCCGCCGCGACACTGGTATCGCTAGGCGTCTACCAAATGCCCGCCGTCCTGACATTTGCAGCCATCGCCTATGGAGCCGCCTTCGGACTCTTCCCCATCTGCTGGATCATCTTCTGGGCCATCTTCCTCTACCGCCTCAGCGTCGAGACGGGTCAGTTTGAAGTCGTGAAGGACTCCATTGGCGGCCTCACCCAGGACCGCCGGCTGCAGGCCCTGCTCATCGCGTTCGCCTTCGGAGCGTTTGTCGAAGGCGCGGCCGGCTTTGGGGCTCCCGTCGCCGTCGCCGCCGCCATGCTGACCGGGCTCGGCTTCTCGCCCTTCTACTCCGCCGGCATCTGCCTGCTCGCCAATACCGCTCCGGTCGCTTTCGGCTCCATCGGGATCCCTGTCATCACCCTGGCCGGCATCACCGGGCTGCCGCTTGCGCAACTGAGCGCCGCCGTCGGCCGCATTTGCGCCCCGGTTTCCGTCTTCGTCCCCAGTTACCTGGTCATGGTCATGGGCGGCTGGCGTGCCCTACGCGGAGTCCTGCCCGCCACCATTGCGTGCGGCGTCGCCTTCGCCGGTTCTCAGTTCTACGCCTCCAACTACCTGGGGCCGGAACTGACGGACATTCTCGGATCCCTGGCGGCCATCGGTTCCTGCGTCCTGCTCACCCTGATCTGGAAACCCAAGGATCACTTCGTCTTCGATGGCGCGGAAGCCGTCACCAAGCTGCCGCCGCACCACCCGCTCGGGGAGGTCATCAAGGCCTGGGCGCCGTACGGTCTGCTCGTGGTTTGCGTGCTCCTGTGGGGCCGCCCCGAAATCAAAGTCTTTCTCAACAGCTTCACGGTCATCCTCGACTGGCCCGGACTGCACAATCAGATCCTCCAGGCTCCGCCGGTGACCACCAAGGTGCTGCCTTACGCCGCCAAGTACACCCTGAACTGGCTCTCCGCGGCAGGTACCGCCTGCCTCGTATCCTGCCTGCTCTCCATGCTGGTACTGCAGCCGCCGGTCGCCAAAGTGGCCCTCGCTTTCCGCACCACCTGCAGCCAGTTGGGCAAACCCGTCCTCACCGTGAGTTCTGTGCTGGGGCTGGCGTTTCTGATGAACTACTCCGGAGCCACCGGCACCCTGGGCCTGGCCTTTTCCGCCACCGGAGCCGCCTTCCCCTTCTTCAGCGCCCTGCTCGGCTGGCTGGGCGTGTTCCTCACCGGCAGCGACACCAGCGCCAACGCCCTGTTCGGTAACCTTCAGGTGGTTACCGCCAACCGGCTCGGACTGAATCCAATCTTGATGGCGGCGTCCAATTCGAGTGGCGGCGTGATGGGCAAAATGATCAGCCTGCAGAGCATTGCCGTGGCCGCGGCTGCCACCGGCATGCCCCTCTCTGATGAATCCCGGCTCTTCCGCTTCACCCTGCGCCACAGTATCTTTCTCGCTTCGGTGATCGGTCTCGTCGTCCTGTTCTACGCCTACGTAATGCCCGGCTGGGCGCCCAGATAA